One Paenibacillus sp. FSL W8-0186 genomic window carries:
- the glgA gene encoding glycogen synthase GlgA, whose product MKILFAAAEVAPFIKTGGLADVIGALPKALHEAGHDVRIVLPKYRDMSAAYSDLLEHWGAVEVPVGWRRQYGGIEYLAWEEIPVYFIDNEYYFGREGVYGYWDDGERFAFLNRAVLEILPAIDFWPDVLHCHDWHTAMIPLLLKEHFRHQPNYAGIRTVFTIHNLLYQGLFPDEVLGDLLSLPHTYYTPEGVEYNGAVSFMKAGLVFSDHVTTVSPTYAEEIKTPYYGYGLDGLLRSLGDRLSGIVNGVDTKLYNPATDEVLAVRYKSSAKKKQENKEALQEELGLPVSARTPLVAMVTRLVEPKGLDLVIRILDEWLASDDVQFVILGTGDRAYEDWFREAAHRHPSKLSVQLLFSDALSRKIYAGSDLFLMPSKFEPCGISQLLALRYGSIPVVRETGGLNDTVKSYNEATGEGNGFTFANFNAHDLLYTLRRAIEFYHQQDHWKQLLRNAFAGDYSWAVSAKQYIDIYERVARDA is encoded by the coding sequence ATGAAGATTCTGTTCGCCGCGGCGGAAGTTGCGCCGTTCATCAAGACGGGTGGCCTTGCCGACGTCATTGGAGCATTGCCTAAAGCGCTGCACGAGGCCGGACACGATGTCCGGATCGTGCTGCCGAAGTACCGGGATATGTCCGCTGCTTACAGTGACCTCCTTGAACACTGGGGGGCGGTTGAAGTTCCCGTTGGCTGGCGCCGGCAGTACGGTGGCATCGAGTATTTGGCTTGGGAGGAAATCCCGGTTTATTTTATCGATAACGAATACTACTTTGGCAGGGAAGGAGTGTACGGCTACTGGGACGATGGGGAGAGATTTGCATTTTTGAACCGGGCTGTGCTGGAGATTCTGCCTGCGATCGATTTCTGGCCAGACGTACTGCACTGTCATGATTGGCACACCGCGATGATTCCCCTTTTACTAAAGGAACACTTCCGCCATCAACCTAATTACGCTGGCATTCGTACCGTATTCACGATTCACAATTTGCTGTATCAAGGGCTATTTCCTGACGAGGTGCTTGGTGACCTGCTGAGCTTGCCGCACACTTATTATACGCCGGAGGGCGTCGAATATAACGGTGCTGTAAGTTTTATGAAAGCAGGCTTGGTGTTTTCAGATCACGTTACAACAGTAAGCCCGACTTACGCGGAGGAAATCAAGACACCGTATTACGGTTACGGGTTGGATGGACTGCTCCGTTCTCTCGGGGACCGATTGTCGGGAATTGTCAACGGCGTGGATACGAAGCTGTACAATCCGGCGACAGACGAGGTACTGGCCGTCCGGTACAAGTCAAGCGCAAAGAAAAAGCAGGAGAATAAGGAGGCTTTGCAGGAGGAATTGGGTCTGCCTGTATCTGCCAGGACGCCTCTCGTAGCGATGGTTACGCGGCTTGTTGAGCCGAAAGGTCTTGATCTGGTCATCCGCATTTTGGACGAGTGGCTGGCCTCTGACGATGTTCAATTCGTCATTCTTGGTACAGGCGACAGGGCGTATGAGGATTGGTTCAGGGAAGCGGCGCATCGTCACCCTTCAAAGCTGTCGGTGCAATTGCTGTTCAGTGACGCATTGTCCCGGAAAATATATGCGGGCAGCGACCTGTTCCTGATGCCCTCCAAATTCGAGCCCTGCGGAATTAGCCAGCTGCTGGCGCTGCGTTATGGCAGTATCCCGGTCGTTCGTGAAACCGGAGGGTTGAACGATACGGTGAAGTCCTACAACGAGGCGACCGGAGAAGGGAACGGATTCACGTTTGCGAATTTCAATGCCCACGATTTGCTGTACACATTGCGCCGGGCCATCGAATTTTATCATCAGCAGGATCACTGGAAACAGTTGCTTCGCAATGCCTTTGCAGGAGATTACAGCTGGGCGGTGTCGGCCAAGCAATATATCGATATCTATGAACGAGTTGCAAGAGATGCCTGA